Proteins found in one Apostichopus japonicus isolate 1M-3 chromosome 16, ASM3797524v1, whole genome shotgun sequence genomic segment:
- the LOC139983283 gene encoding uncharacterized protein isoform X1 produces the protein MDTMFLYCLLWRKCKSERKRELNSRRNKSSGYFVMHNNVQTCRKSYSSTAWYRCVFQTTPFGLVNQTNSKEFDLNFTRGRWTLVSQEYLTLETKDQHSLTKMCSGTVTLHTNDTNEYHRSIILLLQIAASQQIQISSLMLKSFSSADENHLILKSRNRVPLLPNLKELQIKTNFEKELTQDHVIGIFCYANKCQRLKKVSFIDCLLPLSLPVGSLSPFTKLHDIEVSWKPSKPDLHLDSSRGKWVLNSKEGITIESKDENSLRSLCSSIVFLDKTDSKQLQMSTILLLEIASSHNIPTYRVTLGWSFSKIDEDGNIILSSGLSLPIITSIERMNIQTEKGREMNKHDVNEILNYVQHSQRLKALFLYDCVLPSSIPVGPSLSTLKSRGVKVLWTPDRHKIYRYYLLDLGSGLWLGRLRMKTEKRQWKFHPASQYYMVTHVLMLLVNFLLCPAEQEADVQQRKQRARGESPSMTNKSPVSVRRADLQQRRKRARGESRSMTNKSPVCRKYIKWSESASKCVVENFECYTKGLAEKKLPSRNEIEDFLEEGAIDHMFDW, from the exons ATGGATACCATGTTCCTGTACTGTCTACTTTGGAGGAAGTGCAAATCAGAACGGAAAAGAGAATTGAATTCACGCAGGAACAAGTCGTCGGGCTACTTTGTTATGCACAACAATGTCCAAACTTGCAGAAAATCTT ATTCATCGACTGCTTGGTACCGTTGTGTTTTCCAAACGACTCCCTTTGGCCTTGTGAATCAGACAAACTCAAAG GAATTTGACTTAAATTTCACAAGAGGTAGATGGACGTTGGTATCCCAGGAGTACCTGACTCTTGAA ACTAAGGACCAGCATAGTCTAACCAAAATGTGTTCCGGGACAGTTACTCTGCACACGAATGATACCAACGAATATCATAGGTCCATTATACTGCTACTACAAATTGCAGCGAGTCAACAA ATTCAGATATCCAGTCTAATGTTGAAGTCATTTAGCTCAGCGGATGAAAATCATCTTATCCTCAAAAGTAGGAACCGTGTGCCTTTATTGCCCAACTTAAAGGAACTACAAATCAAAACTAACTTTGAGAAAGAATTGACACAGGACCATGTAATAGGCATATTTTGCTATGCAAACAAATGTCAACGGCTGAAGAAAGTGTC ATTCATTGACTGTTTGTTACCTCTGTCACTTCCCGTCGGTTCTCTTTCTCCTTTTACGAAGTTACATGACATTGAAG TTTCATGGAAACCGTCTAAACCTGACTTGCATTTAGATTCTTCCAGAGGTAAATGGGTGTTGAACTCCAAGGAGGGCATAACAATTGAA agTAAGGatgaaaacagtttaagaagtCTGTGTTCCAGTATTGTGTTTCTAGATAAAACTGATAGTAAACAACTCCAGATGTCTACGATATTGCTACTTGAAATTGCATCAAGTCACAAC attCCCACATACAGGGTGACTCTAGGCTGGTCCTTTAGTAAGATTGATGAAGATGGGAACATTATCCTctcctctggtctctctctaccaatcataacatcaatagAGAGGATGAACATACAGACAGAGaaagggagagaaatgaataaacatgacgttaatgaaatattaaactatgtacaacactcaCAAAGATTGAAGGCACTGTT CTTATATGACTGTGTGCTGCCCTCATCGATACCCGTCGGACCATCTCTATCGACACTGAAATCTCGGGGAGTGAAAG TTTTATGGACGCCTGATAGACATAAGATTTATCGATACTATCTTCTTGATCTCGGCTCCGGTCTTTGGCTG GGCAGGTTGCGAATGAAGACCGAGAAGAGGCAATGG AAGTTTCACCCAGCCAGTCAGTACTATATGGTGACTCATGTATTAATGCTTTTAGTTAATTTCTTGCTGTGTCCAGCAGAACAGGAGGCTGATGTTCAACAGAGAAAACAAAGAGCAAGAGGAGAATCCCCATCCATGACCAACAAGTCACCTGTAT CAGTGCGGAGGGCTGATTTACaacagagaagaaaaagagCAAGAGGAGAATCCCGATCCATGACCAACAAGTCACCTGTAT GTAGGAAATACATTAAATGGAGTGAAAGTGCTTCAAAGTGTGTGGTGGAAAATTTTGAATGTTACACCAAAGGACTGGCAGAAAAGAAGCTCCCAA GTCGCAATGAGATTGAAGATTTTCTGGAGGAAGGAGCAATAGACCATATGTTTGATTGGTAG
- the LOC139983283 gene encoding uncharacterized protein isoform X2, giving the protein MIPTNIIGPLYCYYKLQRVNKFIDCLLPLSLPVGSLSPFTKLHDIEVSWKPSKPDLHLDSSRGKWVLNSKEGITIESKDENSLRSLCSSIVFLDKTDSKQLQMSTILLLEIASSHNIPTYRVTLGWSFSKIDEDGNIILSSGLSLPIITSIERMNIQTEKGREMNKHDVNEILNYVQHSQRLKALFLYDCVLPSSIPVGPSLSTLKSRGVKVLWTPDRHKIYRYYLLDLGSGLWLGRLRMKTEKRQWKFHPASQYYMVTHVLMLLVNFLLCPAEQEADVQQRKQRARGESPSMTNKSPVSVRRADLQQRRKRARGESRSMTNKSPVCRKYIKWSESASKCVVENFECYTKGLAEKKLPSRNEIEDFLEEGAIDHMFDW; this is encoded by the exons ATGATACCAACGAATATCATAGGTCCATTATACTGCTACTACAAATTGCAGCGAGTCAACAA ATTCATTGACTGTTTGTTACCTCTGTCACTTCCCGTCGGTTCTCTTTCTCCTTTTACGAAGTTACATGACATTGAAG TTTCATGGAAACCGTCTAAACCTGACTTGCATTTAGATTCTTCCAGAGGTAAATGGGTGTTGAACTCCAAGGAGGGCATAACAATTGAA agTAAGGatgaaaacagtttaagaagtCTGTGTTCCAGTATTGTGTTTCTAGATAAAACTGATAGTAAACAACTCCAGATGTCTACGATATTGCTACTTGAAATTGCATCAAGTCACAAC attCCCACATACAGGGTGACTCTAGGCTGGTCCTTTAGTAAGATTGATGAAGATGGGAACATTATCCTctcctctggtctctctctaccaatcataacatcaatagAGAGGATGAACATACAGACAGAGaaagggagagaaatgaataaacatgacgttaatgaaatattaaactatgtacaacactcaCAAAGATTGAAGGCACTGTT CTTATATGACTGTGTGCTGCCCTCATCGATACCCGTCGGACCATCTCTATCGACACTGAAATCTCGGGGAGTGAAAG TTTTATGGACGCCTGATAGACATAAGATTTATCGATACTATCTTCTTGATCTCGGCTCCGGTCTTTGGCTG GGCAGGTTGCGAATGAAGACCGAGAAGAGGCAATGG AAGTTTCACCCAGCCAGTCAGTACTATATGGTGACTCATGTATTAATGCTTTTAGTTAATTTCTTGCTGTGTCCAGCAGAACAGGAGGCTGATGTTCAACAGAGAAAACAAAGAGCAAGAGGAGAATCCCCATCCATGACCAACAAGTCACCTGTAT CAGTGCGGAGGGCTGATTTACaacagagaagaaaaagagCAAGAGGAGAATCCCGATCCATGACCAACAAGTCACCTGTAT GTAGGAAATACATTAAATGGAGTGAAAGTGCTTCAAAGTGTGTGGTGGAAAATTTTGAATGTTACACCAAAGGACTGGCAGAAAAGAAGCTCCCAA GTCGCAATGAGATTGAAGATTTTCTGGAGGAAGGAGCAATAGACCATATGTTTGATTGGTAG